tccatgGACCATCAAAAGGAGTCACAAGCAGTCGGggggtgaggtggtgcagggaagCCATAGGCGGAGTTTGCCGGGGGGTACGAAGAACCCACGGGCATTGGGGTGGTGGGGGCAGTTGTGGACCAAGGATGGAGGAGCTATGGGAGCTGGGGTGGGTGTGGACTGAGGACGAAGGAGCTATGGACGTTTGAGGGAGTGGGTGGTGGTGACCGTCGAGCGGATACAGAGGAGCAAACAAATCGTGGGTGGTAGGAGGCACAGAAAAGTCGCAAACGGAGAGTGATGGAGGAACCACAAGTGGAGGGAGATGGAGGAACCATGGGTGGTGTCGGGGCTGGGGGCGCATAGAGAAGCCGCGGACAGAAAGAAACAGAGGAGCAGCagggagagaaagaagaaagaaaaaatgatataaaatattattttaaaaaaaattatatatataaaaataatattgtataatatcttaaatatttattataataaaatattataaaaaatattatagcaaaattttaaaatcatttacTCATTTTTAATCTTGTCTTAACTTGAAATCATGTTCGATGAGCCCACATAGGGGATTCATTCAACACCTAAAATTAGCCGTTAAACCACCGTATCAATCAAAGTTTACACTTTGATTTAAATATGAAGAGTTTAACAAGAATAAGCATCCCAAAATTTGATCCCTGGACCACTAACAGGTGTTTCGATTTTGCTAGCAACATTGAATACAAAGATCAGTATTCATATAAAAAGTCATATGGTGGTCATAAAATATTCTCCTCTTTCAAAGACTAGAAAGTACATCTCTAACTAAACAATTAACATAATCTTGGTGATATCATGCATCTGCATAGGATTAGTGATAGCGTGCATTTAAAGGTTGATGTACTTATGTCTCACTCAGCTGATATGTTTGattaaagaagagagagagagagagagagatgtctgATTACAGTAAAGTAAATCAACCAAGTGCTGCTTAACCGACTTCGCGTATATTCTCAAGAATCACATCATTTGTCATCATATATACTTCCTAACATTTTTTTTACGAATACAATAGTGATTCCGATAGTATTTTCACTTAAAACTCGGTAAGATCATCCAAGACCCAAAAATGTgataacactcccaagttttacaGAAAGAAAACAATTGCTATTTCTTCTTTTCCTATTGTACATAGAACTAATTACAAGCTTTGAGCTTCTTGTGTAGGGGCAAGAAAGCTAGTTTTGCAATGCTTCCAAGCCCATGAAAAGACCCGAAAAAGAGGGGAAAGAAATAAAGTAGGCTAAAGTACAAAACGTTAAATTTAGGGGTTTTTGTTCTTCCTAAGCAAAGGAATATATAGCTCCTCATTCCATCGAATCCCATACGTGCAAGCTTTGACAGGGGTGGTAGGGCACCTTTTTATCCTATTTACACCCTTGGCCGAGCTTTCAAAGAAAGGCGCTTCCACTCCACCAGGCGAAGTAAAAAGTCCATAACCTATAGAAACAATTGAAGGAATCGCATTAGAAACCCTGATACCCTGAACACCAAACACAAATGAGAATATCATACGTGTTGCCATCAAGTGGTCCTGGAGGTGAAGTGGACCCTCATAATATCCCAAAGCATTTGAAAGTAAACGGAAAACAGTTCCCATCAGCACTTACCTCAGAGGGCTCTTGGAGAGAATAAGAGGCATTTGTCTCCTTTGGAAACTTGGAAACAAGTATACCAAAGCCTTGTCCCCTATCACGCAAGACCTAATACACAAGTGCAAACATGCTGTTAATAACACTAGCTAATGAGCTTAAAAAAGCAAAGGCAGTGACATCCACCAAAAGAAAGCTATAACATCAAATGAATGTCATCCCATTCACAAAAAGAATGAGATTATTAGATACCTTGAAAGCATCCTCATCGGTGCGATCATCTCCAATGTACACAGGCAACACCTCGTTGCAGTCGGCAAACCCTGGAGAGAAACAAGAGTTACAAGATTATTAAAATGGGTGGCTCCATTGAAAGGCCAAGAAAAGCCAAAATTGATGAGTTTTGCTTAATATTCAGCAAACCAACGCAATGAGAAGGACGTGATGTAATGTGTGTTTAGACAGTCTAGCTTACCAAGAGACTCCAACAAGAACTCTAGGGCCTTCCCCTTGTCCCATTTAATAGTTGGTCTAATCTCCAAGACCTAAAAGTCAAGAAGCCAGAGAATCCAAGTCACTCTCATGTTACATAAACTCCAATAAGAGAGCATACTCTACAAAGAAATGGTGGCCAATAGACTTGAAGCAGACCAAGGTCCCACCTTTCTTCCTTCGGTGAGCCGCAACTTGGGGTATTCCTTGAGCACTGACTTCACCTGCTCAGCCAATCCACTCCAACTCTGCAAATAGTTAATTGAAAAGGATCGTGGATTAATTAATTAgagaagatatattttttttttaccaaaTATGGCAAAAGAACAGGGAGTGGGGGCTCAAATATTAAATGACTTCTAACCTTTTCATCTACACATCTGTAGTGGACAGACACACAGAACTTGTTGTTCTCCACCTTGGCACCAGGGGTGGATTTGGTTTTCTCCAACAAAACTTTATAAACCTACGAGACATAATAACACATAAAGATCCTTTCATCCAAAGATATATTCTAGACTACAACTATTCCAGGCCAGGCTTGCCACTGAGCCCAAAAAGAAGAGGAACCAACCTCATATATCATGGGGAGGAATTCACTAGCTGGTTGAAAGTGAACTGCCTTGGCCTGAACCACACAAATGGGAGAGAAATAGATAAGATTATGAGAAAAGCTCAGAGAAAAAGGATGTAATGGACTTGGTGTCTCTGAGTTCATGAAGGAAGTAGAGTACCAACCTTAGCTTTCATGTATCTGGGTCCTGTGGCAGGGCCTTTGATGTCCATGCCATGGCTACCAGCGTAGTATAACTCTGCCAGCCTCACAAAGTTATACACCTAAAACCAAGCAAATTACGAAGGAAACAAGTTACAAAACGAGGAAGATAGAAGAAAAGGCCGAGTCTTTGGATGGTGGGTGGAATGGGAATGTACCTTGTCTCGGCACCGCCCACTGACGATCGCCGTGGGGAAGTACCGCGCGAGATTCCTCACAGCATCTCTCATCTGATTCCCACAATCAAACAACTATCAAAATCCCATCTTTAACAATAGAATGGAATCAATCGACGGATTAAACCACAGAAACAGAGGAAACCAGGGGGAGGCGAATCACCGCGTCGGACATGAAGGCCAAGTCGGGGTCGTCGACGATCGGAGAGAGCGTTCCATCGTAGTCCAAGAACATCGCAATCTGCTTCCCTTTAGAGGCGCTAATGATCTGTTCAAATTTGCTCAGAGCCGAAGGGTGCCGCATctgaacaccaaaaaaaaaaaaaaaaaaatcgacaaCGATTTAGAACCTATCAAGATCGAACCTTTGATCAAAAAACCGCGAAACAGGCTGGAATAGGGCGAATAGAACTCACAATCCAGGTGGCATGTTCGTCCTGGGCGCCGACGGCGCCGACGGAAGGGGCGACGGCGAGGGCAGCGGCGGCCTTGGCGTGGGTGGGGGAGGAGGCCTTCATGGACTCAACCCACGCATTGATCCTCGCCCCGCCGAGCTCCAGCTGGGAGAGATATTTTTTCTTCAGGGCAAACCCGCCGGCGCCACCGGCTCCGCAGCCGCTGCGCGGCGGCAGGTAGGGGAAGAGCGGCGACGAGTTGGCCACGGCAGCCACCGAGATGGCCATCGCCTCCGGCACCACCACATTCTGCTTCGTCATGGCGAGACCTCGGAGCTCGAGACTCTTGTCTAATGGCGGAAGCAAGAGGAGGTTGAATCGGGAGAGGAAACGGAGGAAAAGGAGCGTTATTTCGCAAGATTTGGCGTGGAGAAGGGGGGTGGGGGGTTTTGCCGAGGGGTTTTGGGGAGGTTAGAGCGGCTTGGGGAGTTGGCGAGGGAGAAATGAAGCGGTCGAGGAGAGATTTATACTGGGTTGGAAACCAGAAGGAGACGAGGATCCTGGACTCGTGTGGGGGCCCACGCGAGAAGCCGCACCCACTGCGGCCCGCTGATGGGCCCCACGAGTTTCACGCCATGTCCGCCGTCTTCTTCGTTGCGAGGGCCACACGTGTTAACCACGTAAACACCCACGGATTCGTCGTAATTAGTTCTTTCCCCCGAaacaaataactaaattatttccCGAGATTTGGTTTCGTATGGGTGCCAGCTTTCCTCCCCTTTAGCCAACCAGATTATTTTATttcctaaaaattatttatattttcgtatttatataaaatatgaatataaagaaTTGTTTAAAGAAAGTCATTTATATTTTTGTTTATTTTGTTCGATCTTTTTGAGGTTCTTTAAATTTTGACGCCCCTGGTTAGCTCGGAAAACAAGCGGCTCCAACCCCTCTGGGAAACACAAAACCACTGCCCATTTTTTTTACCACCTTGTTTTATATAACTATAATGCAACAATTTTTTATTAGCATAGTTTTGTAAACAAATGATGTCTGGTTATTAAATCATGGCTGTCTGTTTAGGTAAAACCTTTGATTGCACCAGCCAGAACATGTATTGAATAATGAAGGTGGGATCCATCTTATTCAATCAACAGACTGGATACACCTGTTTGACAGTAATCTATGAACAGTTAGCAGTTTAGTTATTGCAAGAATTATAGAAGATCCAAACTCATATAAGCACTTGTCATTCATGTTGAACAGTTTCCCTTTGATACTGTTTAAGGGAGCAGGTTTAGAATATGGTCATTAATTTTTATATGTAAAAGGTAGTAATGTTACTAATAGATAGGACGTACCACTGTGACTAATCCAACAATGCGACATATACTAGAAATCCAAGTAGATACTTGCCTCTCAACTATTCTTGTTTTGTTTTAGTTTCATAATTTTTAATCGATACAACTATCATAACTTCAAAAAACCCTGTAGGGTATAGATACATAAGCATATACCTAAGCAATCTCAAAAAGTTTGTTCATTAGACTTTTTAATTAATGGCTTAAATCCCTGTCGAGATTGAGATTGATCAAACTCAGGCAACTGATAGAAAAAAGTAAGCGATTGTGAGCAATAATATGTAGTTCAATGAAGAAATGATGAATCAAACAAGGCTTCAAGCCTTGCTAAGCTTCAAACAAACAGAGCAAAACTCCATGAGCGAACAAGCATGCACGTTGTAGTCATGCTTCCTACACAAAGCGTAAAACACGTGTATTGTAGTTGCGTGCAATGAAATGAAAGCAATGTTAAAGACTTAACATTTTTACCACACCGACCATCGTACGGATCGACGTTGATGTGATAAAACATAGTCCATGTAACCAGTGAGAAGCTGAGGATTTTTACGCCTTTAGTGGTGAGCATGCGAGGCATTTCTTTGCATGTGAAAGACTCATGGTCACACTCATTCTGTCTACTGGGTTTCACCTTTTATAGCTATTGGTTCCTGTTACTTGCCTTCAATAGAGGAAATACTTTACAACTCATACCATTCAACAATCAAAGGGATATACATTGCAGATAGTCATACATTTTTTGTACACCTTACTTTTACTCCTctttatatcaaaaaattaggACTTCATATGTTGTATCTTTTCTTTTTGGTTTGCTGTCGCAAGAAATACAGAATACCTGGTCCACCTTTGTATATTTTTGGTAAGAACCTTTGTATATTTTTTTGGTTGGCTGTTGTTTTGTCCAAACCCTTTACAGCCTGCTGTTGTATCTAAACTTGTTACTGCTCATTTAATTTAACGAAGGATTatgttttttatcaaaaaaaaaaaagactcataGTCACACTCGACAATTGCAATGCGATACAGAATATTTCATATGAGAGCTCCTCTCAGAAAAGGTCATGGCGGGGGTGTTTATTATTGCTAAATAAGCTTATTTTTCTGACTATCTGATTTCTTTATCTTAAAGACAAAATGATCTAACTTGCACAGTATAACTGAATATTGAAGTCCAACCATGATTACAAAACATGCATGCTCTTATATACCCAGTGGTATGGACATTTGATGTTACGCATATGTGGTAATCACTACGTATCATTTTTATCCTTATTTGAAAAgtacaaaataaaattatataattttttttttttgaagtgcacatattgtatatcttatttttttcatgtaaattAACACTCAACCCCCACATTatgaagatttaattaataataataataataataataatttacatTAAAGATTGCTTTTACCAATTAATTCTACGATGAAATCAAAGGAATCTCTGAGAGTTTTTCTTTCTAAAGATAGTCTTCCAAATCAGTGAAGATGACTGcatttgatattatttttttatcatattatttatattttattttttatttaaaaaaataaataaaataaaatttgatacgtGATGTTGcgaaaaattattctataatcttaCGTATCAATACGGAATGCCACTTctaatattagtataatattttattattattatatagataatctaattattactTGTTAAGAATACAAAGGTAAATGAAGCATaaatgtatctcttttttaatactGTTTCTTTCAGATCAAGATAACTCATTTTCTTTGCATAAATGTTCCAATCAAAGGAAGCtggttttaaagaaaaaaaactttGCACTACTAACCCACAGGTGATAAAAAACGTCATCGGTGCAATTGTAGGATACAGTGGGCTtgtgacacacacacacacacacacacctagtaacttttttgatttttctgaaATAAAACGGTACAGAGGGTCTCCTGACACGTCCTTCCGACTAATTCTGGCCTCCCTCATGGTTTCCGGTGCTCTCCTCTTCCACTGTTCTCTCTTTAATAAACACCACTAGCTTCCCTTAAGTACCAACTCCAAGCCGTGGTATGCTTTCCACTTTCCAGTGTTAGGGACTGGAGTAAGTGATGTCTTTTAACGTAAAGAGAGAGAGACGGGACTGGTCAGCTTTGTGCAACTCCTCTTTAATTTCCATCTCTACAAGCCCCAGTGACGAAGAGGCTATGATCTACTCCCCTTCCTCGATGTTAGGCTCTTGCTTTCACTGCCATCTCTCTATCTTGATTTGGCTTTTCTATCTATTTTTAGTGGAGGACTTGCAGTATGTTAGCCATCATGATAATAAACATGAGGGGAACGCGTCAAATGACATGGTTTCATGAGGTTGGGTTTCTCAAACGTCTTGGCAAGTGAACGGAGTGTGTGAGCGTAGAATTGGTGTTGGCAATTAATAATATGTCACTGTTAGTATTGGAGTGGGTGATCATTCAATAATCGACTCTAAAAAACGGTTCGTTATAAAAACTTCATGACCATTGACCTACAGGAAGATAACCATGGTTAAGAAAGTGTCTGCATTTAGTCATGATTTGTCTAAGTGGGTTAGACATGATATATGCAGCGACGTCATACTGCTGTTTAAACTTATTTTTAAATATGCTCAGTACACATAGCTCAAGAATACGGCAGGCATCAAAGTAGCTACAGGCTAATGGTCAActgctactttttttttttttctgtcgaCAATCAACAGAACATGACGATTGGAACAGTGCATGCAAGTATCATTGTTTCCAGTGGTTGTAGCACAATGCATAGTATACACGCTAACCTTCTGACATCTGCTTGTGAACTGGCACCAAAATGTTACTTGAGAAAGAAGCAAACAATCAAAATAGAATGCAAGCAATTAATTCTGATCCCGGATCAATGACTCGCATATATTCATGGCCGTGCTCGTTGCAAACAAGTTTGATCTTGTCTTCTACTTTAATGAATAGACTATAAACTTTTAGACACGGATTCTCCTCGAAAATCATAAAGAGAAATGACCAAGAAACAACGCTTGAGATTCCAAGAATATGAGAAATTTTTGATGCACCGTGGATGGTATAGAAAATCCGGTGTGAAGCACATAGTTTCATCCAATTGgcctatataattattattttttaatatatattaatatttataaaataatttttttatttaaaaaatttatatgataaaaatatttttatatttttaaaaaaaatatgatgacgTAATATAAtttaggatgttataatatgacctaagatatcataatatgatgagaatatttttgtccaatcactttTTAATGTGCATTTGATATCTGCAGatcgattttttatttaaaaattttgaatgatgaaaatatctctattctttagaaaaaaattatgacatcctatgcataTTATGGATGCAGGATATCGTAATAttgacataaaatatcataatttttttaaaaaataaaaatatttttatcatataaaattattaaacaaaaaaatcgatctgcagatattaaatatacATTACAAGGTGATCACTATATGTATCAATCGGACGATATAGTGCATtccatgttggattttctatattgtctatggtgcacaaagaatttcgcctAAAAATATACGTCCTTCATTGCCACCTTGGTCATCCACACGTTCAAGTATCCatacgtataattttttttcacctaaTCTTTCGCATCCTTCGTCACCACCTACATCATTCACATGTCTACGTATCTGCATTTATTATTTCTTTGGACCTAGTCCTTCATATAAAACATGATgaatgtttttttattttttttgggtggTCAAAACCGATGGCCATGCAGATGAGCAGAGCGCAAGCGTTACCCCGTTGATCAGGGCTAATTGATCAGCGCTTTAAATTCGTGTCTGCTTCTAATTAACCTCAAAGCCATCCTACTTTTCGTCACGCCATCGGCTGCAGGAATTCACCATGCAATTTTAAACCGTTCCTCCGGGGCAATGTAATGCGACAGGTGGCAAGAAAAAATCGACACGTGTACACATGTCCATGTCCATAAAGAGTTttgattgtattttttattttttttttacatacagACACCCATAGCATCTTGATGAGAGCggtctaaaaaattaaaatacaaaaattttcatagaattggTGGGATACTCTCAGATCAAATccaatttttagaatattttataataaataatacgaTCTAATTTGCTGTTTTTCTCTTGATAAGCTCTGATTttatctttcgcgcgaaagaatTGCTGTTCTTTCTTGCACGACGTCGCCCGTTGCTCCCCACAGCTATGAAAGCGCTCCGAATGGTCCATTCATCTACTTGTGCAGTTCTCAAAGCAACCATCGTGCGATCCGATGGTGACCGCGCGAAAGATGCAACCCCGTCGGCGCTCGTGCGACGATTAGGTTGACGTGGTGCTACGTGATTGGGCAAGTAGGTTCTCCCGTGTGGCTAATGCAAGTATTGTTGAAACCGACCGGGTCCTGACGCGTAGCGACGCCTATGGGTCCCAGGCGGGCTGCGGTCGGTGTCATCCAGTAAGTGGACCGGTCCGGATGGGCGGCATGGTCCATACCGTTGGATCAATGATGGATTTGATCGCCGCCGTTGAGGGACGGTTGTGGGCGTGGGTCCCACCGGTGGTCCACGTTTTCCGGTGGGCATTCGGTGGAGGGATGGCGTGGGGCCGTGGAATGTCGGATTTGGACGGCGGGTCGCGGTCCGGGTCCGGGTCCGGGTCAGTCGCAACCATGAAGTGGAGGTCGACCTCAAGCGCCGAGTGATGCTTGATGGTTCGCAATCATCCGAGTCATACGgtgcctcttttttttctttttattcttccaGGCTAGATACGTGTTGGTTTGTCCTCTGGTTGAGGACTAAAGATGGAGGGGAGTtttggatttttcttttttttttagcttgGACCTAGCTAGGATTTTTAGCGGTAAAATTAAGGTTATATACAGTAACATTTGAGGAGATGGTAAAGATGGAGAGGAgttttgggtttttttttttcttttctttttatttggaccTAGCTAGGATTTTTAGCGGCAAGATTAAGGTTACACACAAGTAACTTTTGAGGAGGTGGTGGCTTGCTTTATGCTATAAGGTCAAACCAATGGAAAAGAACTACATCGCTTGGTATGATTTGCTATACCACTCTATACTATCTGATATAAAACATGTCATATCTTATTGATCTCATACTGCTAGGCTATCTTACAGCGTATTGATATTCGATACGCTGTCTCATATCATATCGAACTGTGTATTGATATTGTAATAAGATGAAATTGGTACAAGATTCCGTATCAAGACAGTGAATCTTTTGTCTCTTAGAGTTCATATcactttataataaattttaaattttaaatatttggcactatctatatattaaaaagaaaagagaaaaatgttTGATGTATGATATAAGTTGTTGGCTATTGTGCTCTATGATTACATGATTTTTTGGACCTGAAAAGAAATGTTGACTAGGATATCCACTTTCATTGATTTTTGTTGATAAatagaaataagaaaaaatatatatgctAGGTATGAATTCATTTGTTTGTCATGCAACTTTGCCATGAATTTAAATCATAGTCATGATGGTAAGACTCTACGAGTATTATCTTCGAAATGATATTTATGTAAAAGCTTGCATTAAAAAAATAGCACAAGCCATATATACCTCTCATCTATAGATGTATAAGATTAATGCTGCCCAATAAAGTTCTTGCATACAAGCATCCAAATTTTTCAAGTGTATATAGACTGAAATAATACAAATATTGCTTATAACAGTCCACTTCTCGGAGTATATTGACAGAttttgattggcagtggaaataaaaGGTCCTGTGGGTGATCATTAATTTTTCATTTTCCAAAAATACCATttgcataaatatggatctcactTTCATGCAACTTTTTCTTATAAGCTATGTCATGCATAAATAGACATGTACAATACAAGCAGCAAATTAAATACATGTAGAAAGATCGTGTCCAAAAGATAAACCATATCTTCTCATGAATAATGGGGGTTTATTAATCCTAGTGATCAATAAATGGAGGATGAATTAAGGTATAAAACCCATAAATTATGCCATAAAGTTACAATTTGAGTTTCAACAACTAATATTGTTGTCAtttaatttaaaaagaaatttcttaaaaatttacatataatgaATGAAGAGTTCGGGAAATTCATTGTCTTTGAGCCACCGTGAGATCATATATGACTCGATACAATTCTAAATTTCTTTTTGcgagtttaatctatgaatagcaTATTGCTAATGACAAAACTAGGATAGCCTCCTCCATAAAATAGCCATTTTGAATGTTTCAATGATAGAAAAGATATTTAAGTTTTATTAGGCAGAGCCATGACATTTATACGAAATGATGCGTGAAAGCTAGAGTTGGCATATAGATGAATCTGTAAGGTTGCTTATCTTCATATTGGTTAATTTCCTTGGGGAGGGAGCATAAAAGATAATGAGTAAGATGAATTTTGATGAAGGtatgattttaatatttaataaaataataatgatcaTCGTATAGTTAAATATGGATAGGTAACTACCACGCTGATGGATTATTGTTGGAAACCGAAATCATTGTTCATGTACCATCGTGCAAACAAAGATGAATGTTGTAAATATCAAATAgacaaaaataattattttaaaattaatatatgttGATATCCTTTATGGATTGTAAATATATGGCATCATTC
This genomic window from Elaeis guineensis isolate ETL-2024a chromosome 13, EG11, whole genome shotgun sequence contains:
- the LOC105056861 gene encoding probable trehalose-phosphate phosphatase 6, encoding MTKQNVVVPEAMAISVAAVANSSPLFPYLPPRSGCGAGGAGGFALKKKYLSQLELGGARINAWVESMKASSPTHAKAAAALAVAPSVGAVGAQDEHATWIMRHPSALSKFEQIISASKGKQIAMFLDYDGTLSPIVDDPDLAFMSDAMRDAVRNLARYFPTAIVSGRCRDKVYNFVRLAELYYAGSHGMDIKGPATGPRYMKAKAKAVHFQPASEFLPMIYEVYKVLLEKTKSTPGAKVENNKFCVSVHYRCVDEKSWSGLAEQVKSVLKEYPKLRLTEGRKVLEIRPTIKWDKGKALEFLLESLGFADCNEVLPVYIGDDRTDEDAFKVLRDRGQGFGILVSKFPKETNASYSLQEPSEVMDFLLRLVEWKRLSLKARPRV